One Elusimicrobiaceae bacterium genomic window carries:
- a CDS encoding YebC/PmpR family DNA-binding transcriptional regulator, with amino-acid sequence MGGHSHWAGIKHKKALVDAKKGKVFTKILREITIAAKMSGGNPDQNPRLRKAMDDARAANMPMENMKRAIMKGTGQLPGVSYEEITYEGYGPGSTAVIVECTTDNKNRTFAEIRKIFTSRGGSIGTSGCVSYMFKSKGVIVIAKDAIGEDDLMNLALEAGAEDVRTEGDAYEVITAPDATFDEVKKAIEAKGITPESAELTMLPDTEVNITDEHTAESLLNMMEELDDHDDTKNVYSNYNIPDDIMAKLDK; translated from the coding sequence ATGGGTGGACATTCACACTGGGCTGGTATTAAACACAAAAAGGCCCTCGTAGATGCAAAAAAAGGTAAAGTCTTTACCAAGATTTTAAGAGAAATTACGATTGCGGCTAAAATGAGCGGCGGCAATCCCGATCAAAATCCTCGTTTGAGAAAAGCGATGGATGATGCGCGTGCAGCCAACATGCCGATGGAAAACATGAAACGCGCCATCATGAAAGGTACCGGCCAACTGCCCGGTGTGTCTTATGAAGAAATTACATATGAAGGATACGGACCGGGTTCTACGGCGGTAATCGTAGAATGTACAACTGATAACAAAAACCGTACCTTTGCGGAAATCCGTAAAATTTTCACCAGCCGCGGCGGCTCTATCGGTACTTCCGGTTGTGTATCTTACATGTTCAAAAGCAAAGGTGTGATTGTGATTGCAAAAGATGCTATTGGTGAAGATGATTTGATGAACTTGGCTTTGGAAGCGGGTGCCGAAGATGTACGCACAGAAGGCGATGCCTATGAGGTCATCACCGCTCCGGACGCCACTTTCGACGAAGTGAAAAAAGCCATTGAAGCAAAAGGAATCACGCCGGAATCAGCCGAACTGACCATGTTACCGGATACGGAAGTAAATATCACCGATGAACATACAGCCGAATCTCTGCTTAACATGATGGAAGAGCTGGATGATCACGACGATACGAAAAACGTATATTCCAACTATAATATCCCCGATGATATTATGGCCAAATTAGATAAATAA